From the Acidicapsa ligni genome, one window contains:
- the mnmE gene encoding tRNA uridine-5-carboxymethylaminomethyl(34) synthesis GTPase MnmE, with amino-acid sequence MPTEVSSHDTIAAISTPPGRGGIGIVRLSGSEAVSIATQLVRLRGPLEHGRARLADVLDSDSEVESEIESEVEARIDGRIDESLVTYFAGPNSYTAEDLVEIAAHGSPIVLNILLRKALHLGARLAEPGEFTQRAFLSGRIDLTQAEAVRDLIEAQTLTQARLAASQMGGALSRRVTPAKHALLELIALLEAGIDFAEDDLAVAPETEILRRINEIIPPLQALEATFAHGRILHDGLTLAIVGRPNAGKSSLFNALVERERAIVTPIPGTTRDTVTERIALGGIPLELVDTAGLREATDEAERQGIVRSREALADAAIVLIVLDATQPLHEEDLRLFASVTGRPVLIARNKSDLIASTGEVAELAMGQAGIPVLTTSAVTGTGIAELREAILALATGGAASEPGMLTSLRHHKSITTALEGLQDAARAIAQSIPHEMVLLDLYRTLWVLDSLTGQTTPDDVLNLIFSTFCIGK; translated from the coding sequence GTGCCTACTGAAGTTTCCAGCCACGACACCATCGCAGCCATCTCCACTCCGCCGGGACGTGGCGGCATCGGCATTGTTCGCCTGAGTGGCTCCGAGGCTGTTTCGATTGCCACGCAACTAGTGCGTTTACGCGGTCCGCTTGAGCATGGGAGAGCGCGTCTTGCCGATGTGTTGGATTCCGACTCTGAAGTCGAGTCTGAAATTGAGTCGGAAGTCGAAGCCAGGATTGACGGCAGAATTGACGAATCACTGGTGACTTACTTTGCCGGGCCGAATTCTTATACGGCAGAAGATCTGGTTGAGATTGCAGCGCATGGTTCGCCGATTGTGCTCAACATTCTTTTGCGGAAAGCGTTGCATCTGGGCGCACGGCTGGCCGAACCGGGCGAGTTCACGCAAAGAGCGTTTCTCTCCGGACGCATCGATCTCACACAGGCAGAGGCAGTACGCGACTTGATCGAGGCCCAGACGCTTACCCAGGCGCGGCTGGCAGCAAGCCAGATGGGCGGCGCGCTCAGCCGGCGCGTCACGCCTGCGAAACACGCGCTGCTCGAACTGATCGCACTGCTTGAGGCAGGAATCGACTTTGCCGAGGATGATCTGGCGGTCGCTCCGGAGACGGAAATCCTCAGGAGAATCAACGAGATTATTCCTCCGCTGCAGGCGTTGGAGGCAACATTCGCGCACGGCCGCATCCTGCACGATGGGCTGACGCTGGCGATTGTGGGCCGTCCCAATGCGGGTAAGAGTTCGCTGTTCAATGCGCTGGTTGAGCGGGAACGCGCGATTGTCACCCCCATCCCCGGTACGACGCGGGACACTGTGACCGAGCGGATTGCACTCGGTGGAATTCCGCTGGAACTGGTCGACACAGCTGGATTGCGGGAAGCGACAGATGAGGCGGAGCGGCAGGGGATTGTGCGTAGCCGCGAAGCGCTGGCCGATGCAGCCATCGTGCTGATTGTGCTGGATGCAACGCAGCCTTTGCATGAAGAAGATCTGCGGCTGTTTGCCTCGGTGACAGGTCGTCCAGTGTTGATTGCGAGGAATAAGAGCGATCTCATCGCAAGCACTGGAGAAGTCGCTGAACTGGCGATGGGGCAGGCTGGAATTCCAGTGCTGACGACATCGGCTGTAACGGGAACGGGGATCGCCGAGTTACGGGAAGCAATCCTCGCTCTGGCAACGGGCGGAGCCGCCTCTGAACCTGGAATGCTGACCAGCCTGCGGCATCACAAGTCGATTACAACTGCACTGGAAGGCCTGCAGGATGCGGCTCGCGCTATCGCACAGAGCATTCCCCATGAAATGGTCCTGCTCGATCTTTACCGGACGCTCTGGGTCCTCGACTCACTCACAGGCCAGACAACTCCTGATGATGTTTTGAACCTTATCTTCAGCACCTTCTGCATCGGCAAATAG